One Actinomycetes bacterium genomic window, TCAACCACCCCACACCGCCCCAGACGAGGATGCCTGAGAGCAGATAGCTGACGATCGACCAGGCAGCGTTCGCGGTCGAGGAACTCGTCCGCGGGGCGTCCTGGCGCTCCCCTTCCATCGGTGCAGACCCTATCAGCGGCCAGGTGACCGCCGGAAATCGGGACCCCGCCTGGACAGCCCCTGGCGCCGGCCGGCTCGGCTAGTGCCGGTCGGCGTCCTTCGGATCGACGTAGAGGATCTGCAGCCTGGTGAACCCGCGGACCTCGAACCCGGTCCAGACCAGCGTGCAGACCACGATGGTCAGGCCGAACGCCTTGGTGTCGAAGATCGTGGTGTCCTTGAACGCGACGATCAGCGCGAAAAGCACCCCGATCTTGACCAGGTAGGTCAGGATCGCGGCGTTCATGGCCGCGTATGCCGAGACCCGTGAGGCCCGCCCGACCACGACCAGGCCTACCGTGAAGAACACCACGACCACAAGCACGCCGAGGGCGGCGCCCAGCGCCGCCTTGCCCCCGCCGACGAACGCCGCGACAACGACGGCGAGGACCCCGACCAGCACGGTCGGGATCAGGGCGGCGCGCAGGATCGAGGCATCGTGCTCGTGCATGGTCTACGAGGCTACCGCTATCCGCGGCCGGCCCGCCCCGCCGCAGCCCGGGCGGCCCGCCGCGGACCACGGACGACGATC contains:
- a CDS encoding AtpZ/AtpI family protein; its protein translation is MEGERQDAPRTSSSTANAAWSIVSYLLSGILVWGGVGWLIDRWRGGGPVFFPIGVLVGVTAALYLVFVRIHSTDGQ